One genomic segment of Anaerobiospirillum thomasii includes these proteins:
- the rnhA gene encoding ribonuclease HI, which translates to MMKEVYLFTDGSCLNNPGPGGYGAILRYKGHEKELSQGYELTTNNRMELMAVIAGLSALRESCRVIVTTDSQYVKQGITTWIAGWKKNNWKTSSKTPVKNKDLWQQLDELVQKHELSWCWVKGHNGHAENERCDRLANTAANSDDKIQDSGFIS; encoded by the coding sequence ATTATGAAAGAGGTTTATTTATTTACAGACGGCTCATGCCTTAACAATCCAGGTCCTGGCGGATATGGAGCCATATTAAGATATAAGGGGCATGAAAAAGAACTGTCACAGGGCTATGAACTTACGACCAACAATCGTATGGAGCTCATGGCAGTGATAGCAGGCCTGTCTGCATTGAGGGAGTCTTGCAGGGTAATAGTTACAACTGACAGTCAGTATGTAAAGCAGGGTATTACCACATGGATTGCAGGATGGAAGAAAAATAACTGGAAAACATCTTCAAAGACTCCTGTTAAAAATAAGGATTTGTGGCAGCAGCTAGATGAGCTTGTGCAAAAGCACGAGTTGTCATGGTGCTGGGTTAAAGGTCATAACGGTCATGCAGAAAATGAACGCTGCGACAGACTGGCCAATACTGCTGCAAATAGTGACGATAAGATCCAAGATTCTGGTTTTATCTCATAA
- a CDS encoding flagellin, giving the protein MALFVNTNVSSINGQRNLTNATNNLNTTYQRLSSGMRINSAKDDAAGLQISDRLTSQINGLNQGNRNTNDGIALAQTAEGAMDEMTSMLQRIRTLAVQASNGTNNTKDRQAIQQEVDQLSSEITRIACQTKFGGNSILNGSAATGTLVTDGGKIKLQVGAYNGDTLEMTGFSTGFTLSVLGSRAINAGATAADHGFAGAKFVVTAQSEAALAIDSVDKVIAEIDKQRAHLGAMQNRMESSIRNQSNVSMNVSDARARIRDTDFAEESAKLSQQTIIQQAASSMLTQANSRPQLALSLLG; this is encoded by the coding sequence ATGGCCTTATTTGTAAATACCAATGTTTCATCAATTAATGGTCAGCGCAATCTTACCAATGCTACCAACAATTTAAATACCACCTATCAGAGACTATCATCTGGTATGCGTATTAACTCAGCAAAAGATGACGCTGCCGGTTTGCAGATCTCTGATCGTTTAACCTCACAGATTAATGGTTTAAACCAGGGCAATCGCAATACCAATGATGGCATTGCTTTAGCTCAGACTGCCGAAGGCGCCATGGATGAAATGACCTCCATGTTACAACGTATCCGTACCTTAGCTGTGCAGGCCTCAAACGGTACTAATAACACTAAGGATCGTCAGGCAATTCAGCAGGAAGTAGATCAGCTCTCATCAGAAATTACCCGTATTGCCTGTCAGACCAAGTTTGGTGGTAATTCAATTTTAAACGGCAGTGCTGCGACCGGTACATTGGTTACAGATGGCGGTAAAATCAAATTACAGGTTGGCGCCTATAACGGTGACACACTTGAAATGACTGGTTTTAGCACTGGCTTTACCTTAAGTGTATTAGGCTCAAGAGCTATTAATGCAGGTGCTACTGCAGCCGACCATGGTTTTGCTGGAGCGAAATTTGTGGTTACAGCTCAGTCAGAAGCTGCCCTTGCTATTGATTCAGTAGATAAGGTAATTGCCGAGATTGACAAGCAGCGCGCTCACTTAGGTGCTATGCAGAACCGTATGGAATCATCAATTCGCAATCAGTCAAATGTCTCCATGAACGTATCTGATGCACGTGCACGTATCCGTGATACAGACTTTGCCGAAGAGTCAGCTAAACTGTCACAGCAGACCATCATTCAGCAGGCAGCATCATCCATGCTGACACAGGCCAACTCAAGACCACAGCTGGCTTTATCACTGCTTGGCTAA
- the gmhA gene encoding D-sedoheptulose 7-phosphate isomerase, protein MLTFNVLDDLKESLLVLENFINKADTRDKIEQAIEMMSSSIKNGGKVISAGNGGSMCDAQHFAEELTGRYRDDRPSYAAIAICDPSHITCVGNDYGFDYIFSRFIEGMGSAGDIFLGISTSGNSKNIIEGCRAAKEKGMKSIVLLGKSGGALKDMCDLPIIVEHNGYADRIQEVHTMIIHIMIRGIEQYLSPACRNNKS, encoded by the coding sequence ATGCTGACATTTAATGTATTAGATGATCTTAAAGAGTCATTGCTGGTTCTTGAAAACTTCATCAACAAAGCTGATACCAGGGACAAAATTGAACAGGCTATTGAAATGATGTCCTCAAGCATAAAAAATGGCGGCAAGGTCATAAGCGCCGGTAACGGCGGCAGTATGTGTGATGCCCAGCATTTTGCAGAAGAGCTGACAGGTCGCTACAGAGATGACAGACCATCATATGCAGCCATTGCCATCTGCGATCCGTCACATATTACCTGTGTCGGCAATGACTACGGCTTTGACTATATATTCTCACGCTTTATTGAAGGCATGGGCTCTGCCGGTGATATCTTCCTTGGCATTTCAACATCTGGCAATTCTAAAAATATTATTGAAGGCTGCAGAGCCGCCAAAGAAAAAGGTATGAAAAGCATTGTACTTCTTGGCAAGAGCGGCGGGGCTCTTAAAGATATGTGTGATCTTCCTATCATAGTTGAGCATAATGGCTATGCCGACAGAATTCAGGAGGTGCATACAATGATTATACATATTATGATAAGAGGCATAGAACAGTATCTTTCACCAGCGTGCAGGAACAATAAATCTTGA
- a CDS encoding IS1634 family transposase: MLYTDVSISLPNDSRYELHRQKKGQTYVKYRIKSYRVDGKLKHDRLLIGKISNEDIEGIKTFHPNENYYSFFKIPLPKVSTVKGPGRPCKDISTAPARKANITSFGYTLACHSIAKEYSLDVMLRNAFGESMANKILAVASFFAASAPGGLSNIDHFTDKHMCFTDSVISSQALSQLYRSISLVECNDFFQDWIKYCCADDCICYDVTSISNYSTSLPMVAWGYNRDKERLPQVNVGMFCTIQRKLPVYFSCYNGSINDFTNLPYVLEQAKANGLKLDVPITLVIDGGFAVGDALDNARAHGCDFIVGAPLDFCKDIREQVLNWRRNPLSENTILIQRSDETIRCSVKDYNIGRINTRLMMYKSPLSTSRDEASLSSYVSKISEELRSATRLGPNRYKQYSQLFHINVNEKNEILSFEIKEKHYSEILELCGCFALFCTRNDLSPQEVLDIYRAKDCVEKAFSVFKNDILYERLEVKSQESIYGKLFIAFIALIIRRMLDNKLRPYLKISRIGLDSAIARLSDITCRKYGESWVLTSSLSKQQKELVETLNIPISFLDIKKG; the protein is encoded by the coding sequence ATGCTGTACACTGATGTTTCTATATCTTTACCTAATGACTCTAGATATGAGCTTCATAGGCAAAAAAAAGGCCAGACCTATGTAAAGTATCGCATTAAGAGCTATCGCGTTGATGGTAAGCTTAAGCATGATAGACTTTTAATTGGCAAGATAAGCAATGAAGATATTGAGGGAATTAAAACTTTTCATCCAAATGAGAACTACTACTCTTTTTTTAAAATCCCACTTCCTAAAGTCTCAACTGTAAAAGGTCCTGGACGGCCTTGTAAAGATATATCTACAGCGCCGGCACGTAAAGCAAACATTACGTCTTTTGGATATACCTTGGCCTGCCATTCTATTGCAAAAGAGTATTCTCTTGATGTGATGCTTAGGAACGCATTTGGAGAGTCCATGGCTAACAAGATCCTTGCTGTAGCATCCTTCTTTGCAGCTAGTGCTCCTGGTGGGCTTTCAAACATTGATCACTTTACAGATAAACACATGTGCTTTACTGACAGCGTGATATCCTCTCAGGCTTTAAGTCAGCTTTATCGTAGTATTAGCCTTGTTGAGTGCAATGATTTCTTTCAAGACTGGATCAAGTACTGTTGTGCCGATGACTGCATTTGCTATGACGTCACATCGATATCAAACTACTCCACTTCATTACCTATGGTTGCATGGGGATATAATCGCGATAAAGAAAGACTTCCTCAAGTAAATGTAGGTATGTTTTGCACCATTCAACGCAAGTTGCCTGTTTATTTCAGTTGTTACAATGGCTCAATTAATGATTTTACAAATCTGCCATATGTTTTAGAGCAGGCCAAAGCTAATGGTCTTAAGTTAGATGTACCTATAACATTGGTAATTGATGGAGGTTTTGCTGTTGGGGACGCTCTTGATAATGCAAGAGCTCATGGCTGTGACTTTATTGTTGGTGCTCCTCTTGACTTCTGCAAGGACATTAGAGAACAGGTTTTGAACTGGAGACGAAATCCATTATCAGAAAATACAATCCTTATTCAGCGCAGTGATGAGACTATACGCTGCTCTGTTAAGGACTACAATATTGGCCGCATAAATACAAGACTTATGATGTATAAGTCTCCACTTTCAACCTCAAGAGATGAAGCATCTTTGAGCTCGTATGTATCTAAAATTAGTGAAGAGTTAAGATCTGCAACTCGCCTTGGTCCAAATAGGTACAAGCAATACTCTCAGCTCTTTCATATTAATGTAAATGAAAAGAACGAGATTTTAAGTTTTGAGATCAAGGAAAAGCACTACTCTGAGATCCTGGAACTTTGTGGATGTTTTGCTTTGTTCTGTACACGCAATGATTTATCGCCACAAGAGGTGCTTGATATCTATAGAGCTAAAGATTGCGTTGAGAAAGCTTTCAGTGTCTTCAAGAACGATATTCTCTATGAAAGACTCGAGGTTAAGAGTCAAGAAAGCATATACGGCAAGTTGTTTATAGCCTTCATTGCGCTTATTATTCGACGCATGCTTGATAACAAGCTAAGACCTTATCTAAAGATCTCTCGTATTGGTTTAGATAGTGCTATTGCTCGGTTATCTGACATTACCTGTAGAAAATATGGGGAAAGCTGGGTTCTAACAAGCTCCCTTTCAAAGCAACAGAAAGAGCTAGTAGAGACTCTTAACATCCCTATAAGTTTCTTAGATATAAAGAAGGGGTAG
- a CDS encoding transglycosylase SLT domain-containing protein — protein sequence MIKKTLLIIGSLAVSGLIALSACKSNNAAVFSNSNQSALKNQLQSSISSNVKHGSLWNSELFNDSRFMLDIKLSKAEKKEAKKLARSFEPHMKSSTLFMHYLLSELKKRNLPLELAALPLLESGFNPRAKSHAGAHGPWQFIRSTGKTYGLERSSNYDEFYDFIESTDASLKFLQHLYNACSKNWYLAIAAYNQGEFAVKKAISRAKKSGVPAEKISINNVKLSRYAYVYVKRFKAYADILRNPETYGVKRPEIENRPAFRRVAIAGRINSMKKAAELSGVGIKTLQHLNAGYLSDSLKSNKQRGLLVPIDHASKLEDALGVQDNTTLDAQNLSFNR from the coding sequence ATGATAAAGAAAACACTACTGATTATTGGAAGTCTGGCTGTAAGTGGCCTGATTGCACTTAGTGCATGTAAGAGCAACAATGCCGCCGTATTTTCCAATTCAAATCAGAGCGCACTTAAGAATCAGCTACAAAGTTCAATAAGTTCAAATGTAAAGCATGGCTCTTTATGGAACAGTGAACTGTTTAATGACTCACGCTTTATGCTTGACATTAAACTGTCAAAGGCAGAGAAGAAGGAGGCTAAAAAACTTGCCCGCTCTTTTGAGCCGCACATGAAGTCCTCAACTCTGTTTATGCATTATCTGTTATCGGAGCTCAAAAAGCGTAATCTGCCATTAGAGCTTGCCGCACTGCCACTGCTTGAGAGTGGTTTTAATCCACGTGCCAAGTCTCATGCAGGTGCCCATGGTCCATGGCAGTTTATAAGATCAACAGGTAAAACTTATGGTTTAGAGCGAAGCTCCAACTACGATGAGTTTTATGATTTTATAGAATCAACAGATGCTTCATTAAAGTTTCTGCAACATCTATATAATGCCTGCAGCAAGAACTGGTATCTTGCAATTGCAGCCTACAATCAGGGTGAATTTGCAGTAAAGAAGGCTATTTCAAGAGCCAAGAAGAGCGGAGTACCTGCTGAAAAGATCAGCATCAACAATGTCAAGCTCTCAAGATATGCCTATGTCTATGTAAAACGCTTTAAGGCTTATGCAGATATCTTAAGAAATCCTGAGACCTATGGCGTCAAGAGACCAGAAATTGAAAATCGTCCGGCCTTTCGACGTGTAGCGATTGCCGGCCGTATCAATTCAATGAAAAAGGCAGCAGAGCTCTCAGGTGTGGGTATTAAAACTCTGCAGCACTTAAATGCCGGATACTTAAGTGACTCGTTAAAGAGTAATAAGCAACGTGGTCTTTTAGTTCCAATTGATCATGCCTCAAAGCTTGAGGATGCTCTTGGTGTACAAGATAACACTACATTAGATGCTCAGAATCTAAGCTTTAACCGCTAA
- the dnaQ gene encoding DNA polymerase III subunit epsilon: protein MQRQIALDTETTGKDEETITGEHRIIEIGCVEILNRKLTGRDFRVLLNPMRPIDEEASQVHGITDDMLTDKPQFKDIASEFLDFITGAELLIHNAKFDCAFLNRELMLMGMSKPINSFCTVTDTLSLARSINPNHQANLDNLCRIYDVDRSARTKHGALLDAQLLAEVYLAMTGGQASLEFGDLSKKASLRRWSRPEGAVLPRMQVDATAKAVHIDTMITLSQGKKFSQLEDGTYLSGSLWSDDFAMDCLEKGKEESKKDYAKRLGEQKQMMLDKLLSREEQELLLEYIENDKKAHALWESRVKAH from the coding sequence ATGCAAAGACAGATAGCTCTTGATACTGAAACCACAGGCAAAGATGAAGAAACCATAACCGGCGAGCATCGTATCATTGAAATAGGCTGTGTTGAGATTTTAAACCGCAAACTTACAGGGCGTGATTTCCGTGTACTTTTAAATCCAATGCGTCCTATTGACGAGGAGGCAAGTCAGGTGCACGGCATTACTGATGATATGCTCACAGACAAGCCGCAGTTTAAAGATATAGCCTCAGAATTTCTTGATTTTATTACAGGGGCCGAGCTTTTAATTCACAATGCCAAATTCGACTGCGCCTTTTTAAACCGAGAGCTTATGCTCATGGGTATGAGCAAACCTATAAATTCCTTTTGCACAGTTACAGATACACTGTCTTTAGCTCGCAGCATCAACCCAAACCATCAGGCCAATCTTGATAATCTGTGCCGAATCTATGATGTTGACCGCTCGGCCCGTACCAAGCACGGAGCTCTTTTAGACGCCCAGCTTCTTGCAGAGGTCTATCTTGCCATGACAGGAGGTCAGGCTTCACTTGAATTTGGAGATCTGTCCAAAAAAGCCTCATTACGCCGCTGGAGCCGCCCAGAAGGGGCCGTATTGCCGCGCATGCAGGTTGATGCAACTGCAAAAGCTGTACATATAGATACTATGATCACTCTCTCTCAGGGTAAAAAATTTTCACAGCTTGAAGATGGCACCTATCTTTCAGGATCTTTATGGTCTGATGATTTTGCCATGGACTGTCTTGAAAAAGGCAAGGAAGAGAGCAAAAAGGATTATGCCAAACGCCTAGGCGAGCAAAAGCAGATGATGCTTGATAAGCTTTTGAGCAGGGAAGAACAGGAACTTCTGCTAGAATATATTGAAAACGATAAAAAAGCACACGCCCTGTGGGAAAGTCGTGTTAAGGCCCATTAA